From one Lycium barbarum isolate Lr01 chromosome 6, ASM1917538v2, whole genome shotgun sequence genomic stretch:
- the LOC132645236 gene encoding deoxyuridine 5'-triphosphate nucleotidohydrolase-like — MAANGIIASFFRVKKLSDNAVLPSRGSPLSAGYDLSSAMETKVPARGKALVPTDLSIAVPEGTYARIAPRSGLTWKHSIDVGAGVIDADYRGPVSVILFNHSDVDFEVKIGDRIAQLIIEKIIVPDVEEVDDLDSTIRGSGGFGSTGV; from the exons ATGGCTGCAAATGGCATTATCGCTTCCTTCTTCCGCGTCAAAAAGCTCTCAGATAACGCTGTTTTGCCCTCTAGAGGCTCCCCTCTCTCTGCTGGCTATGATCTCTCCAG TGCGATGGAGACGAAAGTGCCTGCTAGGGGAAAGGCTCTAGTACCTACAGATCTTAGTATTGCCGTTCCTGAAGGAACATATGCCCGCATAG CTCCAAGATCAGGATTGACCTGGAAGCATTCTATAGATGTTGGGGCAGGTGTTATTGATGCAGACTATAGGGGACCAGTTAGTGTTATACTTTTCAACCATTCTGATGTTGATTTTGAAGTGAAAATTGGTGACAGAATAGCTCAATTAATCATTGAGAAAATCATTGTGCCAGATGTCGAGGAGGTTGATGATCTAGACTCCACAATTAGGGGCTCTGGAGGCTTTGGATCCACCGGTGTTTGA
- the LOC132645238 gene encoding late embryogenesis abundant protein 47-like gives MSQEQPRREEAEQEHESVKHEDVVDVQGSLARKRAVAESIGGQVLGKDRKQPSSESVSARANITIGEALEATVVTAGNRPVDYSDAAAIQAAEVRATGRTNIIPGGVAAAAQSAATRNARLTKEEEKTKLAEILADASSKLPSDKPVTRKDAEGVIGAELRNDPNLCTRPGGVAASIAAAARLNQSNSTTSTTSGTKNNDKNSTNLMKQKQN, from the exons ATGAGCCAGGAACAACCAAGAAGGGAAGAAGCTGAGCAAGAGCATGAGTCCGTTAAACATGAGGATGTAGTTGATGTTCAAGGTTCACTTGCTCGCAAGAGAGCTGTTGCTGAGTCTATTGGTGGACAG GTACTTGGAAAAGACAGAAAACAACCGAGTTCAGAATCAGTCTCAGCAAGAGCAAACATTACCATTGGTGAAGCCCTTGAAGCCACTGTTGTCACAGCTGGAAACAGGCCGGTTGATTACAGCGACGCAGCGGCAATACAGGCAGCAGAAGTGAGAGCCACCGGACGTACCAACATCATCCCTGGTGGAGTTGCTGCTGCTGCTCAGTCAGCTGCTACTCGCAATGCTAGACTCACCAAAGAGGAAGAAAAAACTAAACTGGCTGAAATCCTCGCG GATGCAAGTTCAAAGTTACCATCAGATAAGCCAGTGACACGCAAAGATGCAGAGGGAGTGATCGGTGCGGAACTGAGGAATGATCCAAACTTGTGCACCCGTCCTGGTGGTGTAGCTGCTTCTATTGCTGCTGCTGCAAGGCTCAACCAAAGTAACAGTACTACTAGTACCACTAGTGGCACCAAGAATAATGATAAAAACAGCACCAATCTCATGAAACAAAAACAAAACTAG